A single genomic interval of Lathyrus oleraceus cultivar Zhongwan6 chromosome 7, CAAS_Psat_ZW6_1.0, whole genome shotgun sequence harbors:
- the LOC127102115 gene encoding inactive leucine-rich repeat receptor-like serine/threonine-protein kinase At1g60630, with protein sequence MERFSFSFLFFIIYLLFLFTPQLARSQNDDSQPLLALKSSIDIHNKLPWLQQVNDDVCTWVGVKDCYQGRVRKLVLEYFNLTGKLDSQILNRLDQLRVLSFKGNSLSGQIPNLSNLVNLKSIYLNDNDFSGEFPVSVSLLHRVKVIVLSGNKISGEIPVSLLKLSRLYVLYLQDNLFTGSVPSFDQTGLKYLNVSNNRLSGRIPVTATLIRFNASSFSGNIELCGEQIHRECKNRTLLAPPPFGVGPVGGNAKTTSSRSNRKKLIKIIGGSVGAFVLLLICLILLVWVICKNRRKRVGSSGARRNNKGNADVAAAEGENPGEGEGRGSNYEAKQGGFAWENEGIGKLVFCGAGDREMGYSLEDLLKASAETLGRGIMGSTYKAVMESGFIVTVKRLKDARYPGLEEFRAHIDLLGKLRHPNLVPLRAYFQAKEERLLVYDYFPNGSLFSLIHGSKTSNGGKPLHWTSCLKIAEDLATGILYIHQNPGMTHGNLKSSNVLLGSDFESCLTDYGLNVFLNPDTMDEPSATSFFYRAPECRSFQRPQTQSADVYSFGVLLLELLTGKTPYQDLVQAHGSDIPRWVRSVREEETESGDDPASSGNESSEEKLQALLNIAMACVSVSPENRPTMREVLKMIRDARGETHVSSNNSSDHSPGRWSDTVQSLPRDEHLSI encoded by the exons ATGGAGAGATTCTCATTCTCCTTTCTATTTTTCATCATTTATCTACTTTTTCTCTTCACTCCTCAATTAGCTAGATCACAAAACGACGATTCACAACCACTTTTAGCACTCAAATCCTCCATTGATATTCACAACAAGCTTCCATGGCTACAACAAGTAAACGACGACGTTTGCACTTGGGTAGGTGTTAAAGACTGTTACCAAGGTAGAGTTAGAAAGCTAGTACTTGAGTATTTCAACTTAACGGGGAAATTAGATTCACAAATTTTAAACCGTTTGGATCAACTTCGAGTTCTTAGTTTCAAAGGAAACTCACTCTCTGGTCAAATCCCTAATCTCTCGAATCTCGTTAATCTTAAGTCTATTTATCTTAACGATAACGATTTCTCCGGCGAGTTTCCTGTTTCGGTTTCGCTTCTTCATAGAGTCAAAGTTATTGTTTTATCCGGTAATAAAATCTCCGGCGAGATTCCGGTGTCGTTGCTTAAGCTTTCTCGGCTCTATGTACTGTACTTGCAAGACAATTTGTTTACTGGTTCGGTTCCGAGTTTTGATCAAACCGGACTTAAGTACTTGAATGTCTCGAACAATAGACTCTCCGGCAGGATTCCGGTGACAGCTACATTGATCCGGTTTAATGCGTCGTCGTTTTCAGGAAACATAGAGCTCTGCGGTGAACAGATCCACCGTGAATGCAAAAATAGGACTCTGTTAGCACCACCGCCGTTTGGTGTGGGTCCCGTTGGAGGAAACGCGAAGACGACGTCGTCGAGATCGAACCGTAAGAAACTGATAAAGATAATTGGAGGAAGCGTTGGTGCGTTTGTTTTGTTGTTAATTTGTTTAATTTTACTGGTGTGGGTAATTTGCAAGAACCGTAGGAAGAGAGTGGGTTCTTCCGGAGCGAGAAGGAACAACAAGGGTAATGCTGATGTGGCAGCTGCAGAAGGTGAAAATCCCGGAGAAGGGGAGGGTAGAGGAAGTAATTACGAGGCGAAACAAGGGGGGTTTGCTTGGGAAAATGAGGGTATAGGGAAACTGGTGTTCTGCGGAGCAGGGGATCGTGAAATGGGTTATAGTTTAGAGGATTTACTTAAGGCTTCAGCAGAGACATTAGGGAGGGGTATTATGGGAAGTACATATAAAGCAGTGATGGAATCAGGTTTTATTGTTACAGTAAAGAGGTTGAAAGATGCTAGGTACCCTGGGTTAGAGGAGTTTAGGGCACATATAGATTTACTTGGGAAGCTTAGACACCCTAATCTGGTCCCACTTAGGGCTTATTTTCAAGCAAAAGAAGAACGTCTTCTTGTCTATGATTATTTCCCCAACGGAAGCCTTTTCTCTCTTATTCATG GATCGAAAACATCTAATGGGGGAAAACCTCTTCACTGGACATCATGTCTTAAAATTGCAGAAGATCTAGCAACAGGCATTCTCTATATCCACCAAAACCCTGGCATGACACACGGAAACCTGAAGTCTTCTAATGTGTTACTTGGTTCCGACTTTGAGTCCTGTCTCACTGATTATGGTCTCAACGTGTTCCTCAATCCCGACACAATGGATGAACCAAGTGCCACTTCTTTTTTCTATAGAGCACCCGAGTGCCGCAGTTTTCAAAGGCCACAAACTCAATCTGCCGATGTATACAGCTTTGGTGTTCTTCTCCTCGAGCTTTTGACAGGAAAAACACCCTATCAAGACCTTGTTCAGGCACACGGTTCGGATATACCTAGATGGGTTCGGTCAGTACGTGAAGAAGAGACCGAGTCCGGAGATGATCCTGCCTCATCAGGCAATGAATCTTCTGAAGAGAAGCTTCAGGCTCTTTTGAACATTGCAATGGCATGTGTTTCAGTTAGTCCAGAGAATAGACCTACAATGAGAGAAGTTCTAAAGATGATAAGAGATGCAAGAGGGGAAACTCATGTCTCATCTAATAATAGTAGTGATCATTCACCTGGTAGATGGTCAGATACTGTTCAAAGCTTGCCAAGAGATGAACATCTTAGCATATAA